The following coding sequences lie in one Spirosoma sp. KUDC1026 genomic window:
- a CDS encoding NYN domain-containing protein: MSAESSRLTRIGVFYDGNYFLHVSNYYNYSHERRSRLSISGLHAFIRQQVAKEENANERLCQIVDAHYFRGRLNAHEANQRGNQLFYDRLFDDILMSEGVITHYLPVKTYQGYRQEKGIDVWLALEAYELALYKKFDVVVLITSDGDYVPLIRKLNTLGSRIMVLSWDFEFLNEQGEKQVTRTSQDLLAEVSYPVPMHDKIEAGIRKKETTIQNLFVKQAVKPAFVAPAAPALNTGSYEDSDDNYDTDYTTGGSSLFDDYDTSDEPNYNLADGIDPDPTGRKISTIRSLKSGYGFVNYPPNNLFFHYTSLVDTDFDELNLDDEIEFTVGQNPEGKDIAVDVRLLRS; this comes from the coding sequence ATGTCAGCAGAATCATCCCGGTTGACCCGGATTGGCGTTTTTTATGACGGAAACTATTTTTTACACGTAAGTAACTACTACAATTATTCTCACGAACGGCGCAGTCGCTTAAGTATCTCCGGGCTGCACGCATTTATCCGGCAGCAGGTTGCCAAAGAAGAGAACGCTAATGAGCGCCTGTGTCAGATTGTCGACGCCCACTATTTCCGGGGGCGGCTCAACGCGCACGAAGCAAACCAGCGCGGGAATCAACTGTTTTATGATCGCCTGTTCGACGATATTCTGATGTCGGAAGGGGTTATTACGCATTACCTGCCCGTTAAAACATACCAGGGGTACCGTCAGGAAAAAGGTATTGATGTCTGGCTTGCGCTGGAAGCCTACGAACTAGCGTTGTACAAGAAATTCGATGTGGTCGTGCTGATTACGTCTGATGGTGACTATGTACCACTCATTCGCAAACTGAACACGCTGGGTTCGCGCATTATGGTGCTGAGCTGGGACTTTGAATTTCTGAACGAGCAGGGCGAGAAACAGGTAACGCGCACGTCGCAGGATCTGCTGGCTGAAGTGTCGTATCCAGTGCCGATGCACGATAAAATCGAGGCTGGTATTCGTAAAAAAGAGACGACGATCCAGAATCTGTTCGTTAAGCAGGCGGTGAAGCCAGCATTTGTGGCACCCGCTGCTCCGGCACTGAATACGGGTAGCTACGAGGACAGTGACGATAATTACGATACCGACTACACGACGGGGGGCAGCAGTCTTTTCGACGATTATGATACGTCGGACGAGCCGAATTATAACCTGGCCGATGGGATTGATCCAGACCCAACGGGCCGAAAAATCAGTACGATCCGTAGTCTGAAGAGCGGCTACGGCTTCGTCAATTATCCGCCGAATAATCTCTTTTTTCATTACACCAGCCTGGTTGATACCGATTTTGATGAGCTGAATCTTGATGATGAGATTGAGTTTACGGTTGGGCAGAACCCGGAAGGAAAAGACATTGCCGTTGACGTTCGTCTGCTGCGGTCGTAA
- the hisB gene encoding bifunctional histidinol-phosphatase/imidazoleglycerol-phosphate dehydratase HisB, with protein sequence MQKVLFIDRDGTLIVEPQPDQQVDSLAKLDYIPKVLSALRKIAQETDYELAMVTNQDGLGTASFPEDTFWPAHNKMLATFAGEGINFADVHIDRHFPHENTTTRKPGTGMLTQYFSENYDLANSYVIGDRLTDVQLAVNLGAKAILFLPPGGLSAVQMADVSGMTDEMKDAIAFTTDDWDQIYTFLRLPARTATVDRNTKETQIRVELNLDGTGRADMHTGLGFFDHMLDQVTKHSGADLSIRVNGDLHIDEHHTIEDTALALGEAYRRALGDKRGISRYGFLLPMDEALAQVAIDFSGRPWLVWDADFRREKIGDMPTEMFFHFFKSFSDTALCNLNIKVEGDNEHHKIEAIFKAFAKAIKMAVRRDINELDNLPSTKGVL encoded by the coding sequence ATGCAAAAAGTTTTGTTCATTGATCGGGACGGTACGTTGATAGTCGAACCACAGCCCGATCAACAGGTAGACTCTCTCGCCAAACTCGATTACATTCCTAAAGTTCTCTCGGCTCTGCGTAAAATAGCCCAGGAAACCGACTACGAACTGGCCATGGTAACCAACCAGGATGGCCTGGGGACAGCCTCTTTTCCCGAAGACACGTTCTGGCCTGCTCACAACAAAATGCTGGCCACGTTTGCCGGCGAGGGCATAAATTTTGCCGACGTTCATATCGACCGCCACTTTCCGCACGAGAACACAACGACCCGCAAGCCCGGTACCGGCATGCTGACGCAGTACTTCTCGGAAAACTACGACCTGGCAAACAGCTACGTTATTGGCGACCGGCTCACCGATGTGCAACTGGCTGTCAATCTGGGCGCAAAAGCGATCCTCTTTCTGCCACCGGGCGGCCTGTCGGCGGTACAGATGGCGGATGTGAGCGGTATGACCGACGAAATGAAAGACGCTATTGCGTTCACCACCGACGATTGGGACCAGATCTATACCTTTCTGCGCCTACCCGCCCGGACGGCCACGGTGGACCGTAACACCAAAGAAACTCAGATTCGCGTGGAGCTGAACTTGGACGGTACCGGCCGCGCTGACATGCACACGGGGCTGGGTTTCTTCGACCATATGCTCGATCAGGTGACGAAACATTCGGGTGCCGATCTGTCGATCCGCGTTAACGGCGATCTGCACATCGACGAGCACCACACGATCGAAGATACGGCGCTGGCCCTGGGCGAAGCCTACCGACGCGCGCTGGGTGATAAGCGGGGCATCAGCCGCTATGGGTTTCTACTACCGATGGACGAAGCACTGGCGCAGGTAGCCATCGACTTTTCAGGACGCCCCTGGCTGGTTTGGGATGCGGATTTTCGGCGGGAAAAAATTGGGGATATGCCGACCGAAATGTTCTTCCATTTCTTCAAGTCGTTTTCAGATACGGCGCTTTGTAACCTTAACATCAAAGTAGAAGGCGACAACGAACACCACAAGATCGAAGCAATTTTCAAAGCCTTCGCCAAAGCGATCAAAATGGCCGTTCGGCGCGATATTAACGAACTCGACAACCTTCCCAGTACCAAGGGGGTTTTGTAA
- a CDS encoding 1-acyl-sn-glycerol-3-phosphate acyltransferase, with amino-acid sequence MLGALTRWLFNVWGWRIAGPVPNVPKAIWVVAPHTTNWDFLLGLGIRPTIHIWIQYLAKSSLFTWYSGWLFRLLGGKPVYRDKAHNLVDATVDAFNQSDRLHICIAPEGTRSNVSRLKTGFYYIALKANVPLILVGFDWPRKLILLSEPLYVTGDYERDMLPFYEFFSTVQGEKKDWLTQWEKTGVIEKPVTRS; translated from the coding sequence ATGCTTGGCGCTCTGACCCGCTGGTTATTCAACGTATGGGGCTGGCGCATTGCTGGTCCCGTTCCCAATGTGCCCAAGGCAATCTGGGTTGTTGCCCCCCATACGACAAACTGGGATTTCCTGCTTGGACTCGGCATTCGTCCTACGATCCATATCTGGATTCAGTACCTCGCCAAAAGCTCCTTATTTACCTGGTATTCCGGCTGGCTGTTCCGGCTGCTGGGTGGCAAACCCGTTTACCGCGACAAAGCGCACAATCTGGTTGATGCTACGGTCGATGCGTTCAACCAGAGCGACCGACTTCATATCTGCATCGCTCCCGAAGGTACTCGCAGCAACGTTTCGCGTTTAAAAACAGGCTTTTATTACATCGCGCTGAAGGCGAACGTTCCTCTCATTCTGGTTGGCTTCGACTGGCCCCGAAAACTCATTCTCCTTAGCGAGCCGCTCTATGTCACGGGCGATTACGAACGGGATATGCTTCCTTTCTACGAGTTCTTCTCTACGGTTCAGGGCGAAAAGAAAGATTGGTTGACGCAGTGGGAGAAAACGGGCGTTATCGAGAAACCGGTAACGCGTTCCTGA
- the lpxB gene encoding lipid-A-disaccharide synthase: protein MTYYLIAGERSGDLHGANLIKAIRERDPAAQCRAYGGEQMEAAGATLVRHYRDMAFMGFLEVVKNLGTIRRIMRECQADLLAHRPDVLILIDYAGFNLRMARFARKHGIRVFYYISPKVWAWNQRRALNIKANVDRLFTILPFETEFFAKYEYNVDYVGNPLLDALAAFQPDPDFRQENGLDERPIIALLPGSRHQEITSILPTMLASTRGFDTYQFVVGTVSNLPTSLYDALLADYPHVRRVNDAAYDLLHLATAALVTSGTATLETALFNVPQVVCYKTTFISYAIARRLIAVPFISLVNLIANREVVKELIQADLTPANVANELRAVLPTGVKRSDLLAGYTDVQEKMGEPGASERAGRAMVQALQQG from the coding sequence ATGACTTACTACCTGATTGCCGGTGAACGTTCGGGCGATTTGCATGGAGCCAATTTAATCAAGGCCATTCGCGAGCGCGATCCGGCGGCTCAGTGTCGGGCTTACGGTGGGGAGCAGATGGAAGCCGCCGGGGCTACGCTGGTACGACATTACCGTGACATGGCGTTCATGGGTTTTCTTGAAGTCGTGAAAAACCTAGGTACCATCCGGCGCATTATGCGCGAGTGCCAGGCCGATCTGCTGGCGCACCGCCCTGACGTACTTATCCTGATCGATTATGCTGGTTTCAACCTGCGAATGGCGCGTTTTGCCAGGAAGCACGGTATCCGGGTGTTCTATTACATTTCACCGAAAGTCTGGGCCTGGAACCAGCGCCGGGCGCTGAACATCAAGGCTAACGTCGACCGGCTTTTTACGATCCTGCCGTTCGAAACCGAGTTCTTCGCGAAATATGAATATAACGTCGATTACGTTGGAAATCCGCTGCTCGACGCCCTGGCTGCTTTCCAGCCTGATCCAGATTTCCGGCAGGAAAACGGCCTGGATGAGCGCCCTATTATTGCGCTCCTGCCCGGTAGTCGGCACCAGGAAATCACGTCGATTCTGCCGACGATGCTGGCTAGTACCCGCGGATTCGACACGTATCAGTTCGTTGTGGGAACGGTGAGCAACCTGCCAACAAGTTTGTACGACGCATTGCTGGCCGATTATCCGCACGTCCGGCGGGTGAATGATGCGGCCTATGATCTGCTGCATCTGGCAACGGCTGCGCTCGTTACGTCGGGAACGGCCACGCTCGAAACGGCGCTGTTCAACGTACCACAGGTGGTCTGCTACAAGACAACATTTATCTCGTATGCGATAGCCCGGCGATTGATTGCTGTTCCGTTCATCTCGCTCGTCAACCTGATTGCGAATCGTGAGGTGGTGAAAGAGCTGATTCAGGCAGATCTGACGCCAGCCAATGTGGCCAATGAATTGCGTGCTGTTTTACCAACCGGCGTAAAACGGTCTGATCTGCTGGCTGGTTATACCGACGTGCAGGAAAAAATGGGAGAGCCCGGCGCGTCCGAACGAGCCGGGCGGGCTATGGTGCAGGCACTACAACAGGGGTAA
- a CDS encoding 6-pyruvoyl trahydropterin synthase family protein, which yields MVYINRIEHFNAAHRLYNPAWSEERNKEVFGPCANINWHGHNFELIVTVKGEPDPDTGFVIDLKVLGDIIRREVIEKVDHKNLNLDVDFMQGKMASCEIFIMEIWKILERALSEVTEAHLHQLRLYETPKNFVDYFGE from the coding sequence ATGGTATATATAAATCGAATTGAGCATTTTAACGCGGCCCACCGGCTTTATAACCCAGCTTGGTCGGAGGAGCGGAACAAAGAAGTTTTTGGTCCCTGCGCCAACATTAACTGGCACGGGCATAACTTCGAATTAATCGTTACCGTAAAAGGCGAGCCAGACCCCGATACGGGTTTTGTGATTGACCTTAAGGTACTGGGCGACATTATCCGGCGGGAAGTGATTGAAAAAGTTGATCACAAAAACCTGAATCTGGATGTCGATTTCATGCAGGGAAAAATGGCGAGCTGTGAGATTTTTATCATGGAAATCTGGAAAATTCTCGAACGCGCTCTGAGTGAGGTGACCGAAGCGCACCTGCATCAGCTTCGTCTCTACGAAACCCCAAAAAACTTCGTGGATTACTTCGGCGAGTAG
- the rfaD gene encoding ADP-glyceromanno-heptose 6-epimerase: MIIVTGAAGFIGSCLINQLNAENFNFIVAVDDFSDPRKQANLVDKRIQEYVDREGFFGWLDQNYQEVEFIFHIGARTDTTEFNWDILEHLNLEYSKQIWNRCIDYQIPLVYASSAATYGLGEHGYDDNESIIPQLQPLNPYGDSKNRFDIWVLEQERQPFFWAGLKFFNVYGPNEYHKDRMASVIFHTYQQILKTGKMNLFRSHNPEFADGEQMRDFVYVKDVLSVCSFLMHHRRNSGIYNLGSGKARTFYDLAANTFRALDLEPNIGFIDTPVDIRDKYQYFTQANMAKLRSIGYDKPFCSLEEGIHDYVVNYLKKDAYL, encoded by the coding sequence ATGATTATCGTTACGGGGGCTGCAGGCTTTATTGGAAGCTGTTTGATCAATCAGTTAAATGCAGAAAATTTCAATTTCATCGTTGCCGTCGATGATTTTTCGGACCCTCGTAAACAAGCCAATTTAGTTGATAAACGAATCCAGGAATACGTTGACCGGGAAGGCTTTTTCGGCTGGCTGGACCAGAACTATCAGGAAGTCGAGTTCATTTTTCACATCGGTGCCCGCACAGATACGACGGAATTTAACTGGGATATCCTGGAGCACCTCAACCTCGAATACTCCAAGCAAATCTGGAATCGCTGCATCGACTACCAGATACCTCTCGTCTACGCTTCTTCGGCCGCTACGTATGGATTAGGCGAACATGGGTACGATGATAACGAGTCGATCATCCCGCAACTGCAGCCGCTTAACCCCTACGGCGATTCGAAAAATAGGTTCGATATCTGGGTATTGGAGCAGGAACGGCAACCCTTCTTCTGGGCGGGTCTGAAGTTTTTCAACGTCTACGGTCCTAACGAATACCATAAAGACCGGATGGCGTCGGTTATCTTTCACACGTATCAGCAGATTCTGAAAACGGGAAAGATGAACCTGTTCCGGTCGCATAATCCGGAGTTTGCCGACGGCGAGCAAATGCGGGATTTTGTCTACGTCAAAGACGTGCTTTCGGTCTGCAGCTTTCTGATGCATCACCGGCGCAACTCGGGGATTTATAACCTGGGCAGTGGCAAAGCCCGCACCTTCTACGACCTGGCCGCCAATACGTTCCGGGCGCTCGACCTCGAACCCAACATTGGCTTTATCGATACCCCCGTCGACATCCGGGATAAGTACCAGTACTTCACGCAGGCCAACATGGCCAAGCTACGGTCTATCGGTTACGATAAGCCGTTCTGCTCGCTGGAAGAAGGCATCCACGATTACGTCGTCAACTACCTCAAAAAGGACGCGTATCTCTAG
- a CDS encoding S8 family serine peptidase, translating into MLIRLFILFCVLSLRCPAQSIYSSAATSDSRYWILLTGKEQTDKPALSAQSMARRVAQNLPLDETDLPVSGQYIKQLQQTGVAVAARSRWLNAVSARLTPEQIKKVRQLPFVVGIEPIDPALVITSLGKPDRVHLAPVMRQIQASDFMEAGLSGRFVTIGVIDAGFFGADSVNALKHVFERQGVKEIRDYVRKNSAPVNLLRTLESMSDTHGTEVMAAIAGNDAVDTIQYGLATDATFYLARTDQGNREYRGEEDNWVAAMEWMDSLGVRLINTSLGYAKGMSNPRENYEPSQMDGKTSLISRAAQLAADKKGMLIIVSAGNEGDDRQWRVVSTPADAKGVLAIGATNAKLWNRIGYSSIGPESLPYLKPNVSCFSLYGTSLAAPIITGFAACIMQANPKLTNKEVMAIIEKSSHLYPYGNNYVGYGVPQASRALALLRNQPLATTSRSVKAQGRSVEVPVPSAETLISVFHKKDATHVLSQDSLKPNKGKLTLRRGKDEKQTTVDLKNEVIEVIWE; encoded by the coding sequence ATGTTAATTCGCCTGTTCATCCTTTTCTGTGTGCTGTCGCTACGTTGCCCAGCGCAGTCTATCTATTCATCAGCTGCCACTTCAGACTCCAGATACTGGATTCTGCTCACGGGTAAAGAGCAAACAGATAAACCAGCCCTGTCGGCCCAGTCGATGGCCCGGCGGGTTGCCCAGAATCTGCCCCTTGACGAAACGGACTTACCCGTATCCGGCCAGTACATTAAGCAGCTTCAGCAGACGGGTGTAGCGGTTGCTGCCCGCTCGCGCTGGCTGAATGCCGTATCAGCGCGGTTAACGCCTGAGCAGATAAAGAAGGTGCGCCAACTGCCATTTGTGGTCGGTATTGAGCCAATCGATCCGGCTCTCGTTATTACGTCTTTGGGGAAGCCGGACCGGGTTCATCTAGCGCCGGTTATGCGGCAGATCCAGGCCAGTGATTTTATGGAAGCGGGTTTGAGCGGGCGTTTCGTGACGATTGGCGTGATCGATGCCGGTTTCTTCGGGGCCGACTCTGTTAACGCGCTCAAGCACGTTTTCGAGCGGCAGGGGGTAAAGGAGATTCGGGACTACGTCCGTAAAAACAGCGCGCCAGTCAACCTGCTCCGGACGCTGGAATCCATGTCCGATACGCACGGCACGGAGGTTATGGCAGCCATTGCCGGAAATGATGCAGTCGACACCATCCAGTACGGACTCGCTACGGACGCTACGTTCTATCTGGCACGCACGGATCAGGGCAACCGCGAATACCGGGGCGAAGAAGACAACTGGGTGGCGGCTATGGAGTGGATGGATAGCCTGGGCGTTCGGCTGATTAATACATCGCTGGGCTACGCCAAAGGCATGAGCAATCCCAGAGAGAATTATGAGCCCAGCCAGATGGACGGGAAAACAAGCCTGATTAGCCGGGCGGCCCAACTGGCGGCTGATAAAAAAGGAATGCTCATTATTGTGTCAGCGGGGAACGAAGGTGACGACCGGCAATGGCGTGTGGTCAGTACGCCAGCCGATGCGAAGGGTGTGCTGGCGATTGGCGCGACCAATGCCAAGCTCTGGAACCGGATCGGCTACAGTAGCATTGGTCCCGAAAGTCTGCCGTACCTGAAACCGAACGTATCGTGTTTCTCGCTCTACGGTACGTCGCTGGCGGCTCCCATCATCACCGGCTTTGCCGCCTGTATCATGCAGGCGAATCCGAAATTGACCAACAAAGAGGTGATGGCGATTATTGAAAAATCGTCGCACCTGTATCCGTACGGGAATAACTACGTGGGCTATGGGGTGCCCCAGGCGTCGCGGGCACTTGCGTTGCTGCGCAATCAGCCGCTGGCAACGACCAGTCGTTCCGTAAAAGCGCAGGGGAGATCGGTAGAGGTGCCCGTGCCGTCCGCCGAAACGCTGATTTCAGTTTTTCACAAGAAAGACGCTACCCACGTACTGAGTCAGGATTCGCTGAAACCCAACAAAGGAAAACTTACCTTACGCCGGGGAAAAGACGAAAAGCAGACGACGGTAGACTTGAAAAATGAAGTGATCGAAGTGATCTGGGAGTAA
- a CDS encoding aminopeptidase P N-terminal domain-containing protein — protein MRYLPIDNQLFVQNRQRLTALLKPKSLVVVNANDIMPTNADGTMVFRQNNDLFYLTGVDQEETRLVLFPDHPDPKFREVLFLRETSELIEIWEGHKLTKAEAEQTTGISQKQVYWTHQFEQIFGQMIFEAENVYLNTNEHTRASIVVQTQDARYIDEFRHKYPLHHLQRLAPLMHQLRAIKAPQEIALLQTAIDITDKMFRRLLTFIKPGVWEYEIEAEMMHEYLMNRSRGAAYTPIIASGANACVLHYIDNSAQCQDGDVILLDIGAEYANYNADMTRSVPVNGRFTQRQRAVYDAVLRVLNESKQMLRPGNLWDEYHREVGKIMESELIGLGLLDAHDVAKQDPDAPLYKKYFMHGTSHFLGLDVHDVGNKYRRMEPGMVFTVEPGIYIPAEKLGIRLENNVVITEAGCDDLMANIPLEADHIEDLMNT, from the coding sequence ATGCGCTATTTACCCATTGACAATCAGCTTTTCGTTCAGAATCGGCAGCGACTAACGGCTTTACTGAAGCCTAAGTCGCTGGTGGTGGTGAACGCGAACGACATTATGCCTACCAATGCCGACGGCACTATGGTTTTTCGGCAGAATAACGATCTGTTTTACCTGACGGGCGTCGATCAGGAAGAAACCCGCCTGGTGCTGTTTCCGGACCATCCAGACCCAAAATTCCGGGAGGTGCTTTTTCTGCGCGAAACCAGTGAGTTGATCGAGATCTGGGAAGGGCATAAACTGACTAAAGCAGAAGCCGAACAAACGACGGGTATTTCGCAGAAGCAGGTTTACTGGACGCATCAGTTCGAGCAGATTTTCGGGCAGATGATCTTCGAAGCGGAAAACGTTTACCTGAATACAAACGAGCATACCCGCGCCAGTATAGTCGTACAGACGCAGGATGCCCGCTACATCGACGAATTCCGGCATAAATACCCGCTGCATCATTTGCAGCGACTGGCCCCGCTCATGCACCAGCTCCGGGCGATCAAGGCTCCTCAGGAGATTGCACTGCTGCAAACGGCCATCGACATCACAGACAAAATGTTCCGCCGGTTATTGACATTCATCAAACCGGGCGTCTGGGAGTACGAGATTGAAGCCGAGATGATGCACGAGTATCTGATGAACCGGTCGCGGGGGGCAGCTTACACGCCCATTATCGCGTCGGGGGCCAACGCCTGCGTGCTGCATTACATCGACAATAGCGCCCAGTGTCAGGATGGCGATGTCATTCTGCTGGACATTGGCGCTGAATACGCCAACTACAATGCCGATATGACCCGTTCGGTTCCGGTGAATGGTCGTTTCACCCAGCGCCAGCGGGCAGTTTACGACGCCGTGCTTCGCGTGTTGAACGAATCGAAGCAGATGCTACGCCCGGGCAACCTCTGGGACGAATACCACCGGGAGGTTGGTAAGATTATGGAATCGGAACTGATCGGATTGGGCTTACTCGATGCGCATGACGTAGCGAAACAGGACCCGGACGCTCCGCTCTACAAAAAATATTTCATGCACGGCACGTCACACTTCCTGGGTCTCGATGTGCACGACGTGGGTAACAAATACCGCCGGATGGAACCGGGCATGGTTTTCACCGTCGAACCGGGTATCTATATCCCCGCCGAAAAACTGGGCATTCGTCTGGAAAACAACGTTGTCATTACCGAGGCCGGTTGCGACGATCTGATGGCCAACATTCCGCTGGAAGCTGACCATATCGAGGACCTTATGAATACCTAA
- a CDS encoding TetR/AcrR family transcriptional regulator, whose product MKVVKRRNRQMTMERILRAMGEVMAERGTEKAGINAVAERAGVNKVLIYRYFGGWNGLLEAYVQRGFFLSMFNESFLDSVPANLPADGRSKIWSDYTIQFMREFRGRKPSQELIRWEMSNGQTELARRLAEFRDQSYKNLTEKLAPFSEFDPIAITSLMISAVTYMVLTSTQRGQIGDIDLTSDSGWERIETAIRRIYAGLSIALERENTKLQGVPPAQNQSVQAVQAA is encoded by the coding sequence ATGAAAGTTGTCAAACGCAGAAATCGCCAGATGACTATGGAGCGTATCCTGCGTGCCATGGGCGAAGTTATGGCTGAGCGGGGTACCGAAAAAGCGGGTATCAATGCGGTTGCCGAACGGGCAGGTGTCAACAAAGTACTGATATACCGGTACTTTGGCGGTTGGAATGGCTTGCTGGAAGCGTACGTACAGCGGGGCTTTTTTCTGTCAATGTTCAACGAATCGTTCCTGGATTCGGTACCTGCTAATCTGCCTGCCGATGGACGTAGCAAGATCTGGTCGGACTATACCATTCAGTTTATGCGCGAGTTTCGCGGCCGGAAGCCCTCACAGGAACTGATCCGCTGGGAAATGTCGAACGGACAGACCGAACTCGCACGCCGGCTCGCCGAATTTCGGGATCAATCTTATAAAAACTTAACAGAGAAGCTGGCTCCTTTTTCTGAATTTGACCCGATTGCGATCACCAGTCTGATGATTTCGGCGGTGACGTACATGGTACTGACCAGTACGCAACGGGGGCAGATTGGAGATATTGATCTGACTTCTGATTCCGGCTGGGAGCGTATCGAAACGGCCATCCGTCGAATCTACGCTGGCCTGAGCATTGCGCTGGAGCGCGAAAATACGAAGTTACAAGGCGTGCCCCCTGCTCAAAATCAAAGTGTGCAGGCGGTTCAGGCTGCGTAA
- a CDS encoding saccharopine dehydrogenase family protein, with amino-acid sequence MAKVLIIGAGGVGSVVAHKCALNSTVFTDIMLASRTKSKCDRIASEIQEMHGVTIQTAQVDADVVPELVALIRSFNPVLVINVALPYQDLPIMDACLEAGVHYMDTANYEPKDVAKFEYSWQWAYKERFEQAGLMALLGCGFDPGATQVFTAYANKHQFDRMDYLDIIDCNAGNHGKAFATNFNPEINIREITQPGRYWENGEWVEIPAMSIHKPIDYPEIGPRESYVLYHEELESLVKNFPTLKRARFWMTFGQAYLTHLEVLQNVGMTRIDPVKFQGMDIVPLEFLKAVLPAPETLGENYTGQTSIGCQIKGVKDGQERTYYIWNNCDHAETYKEVKGQAVSYTTGVPAMIGAMLMLTGVWMKPGVWNCEELDPDPFIEQMNKQGLPVQDRVNIPLPHEY; translated from the coding sequence ATGGCAAAAGTGCTCATTATCGGAGCGGGTGGTGTCGGTAGTGTCGTTGCGCACAAATGCGCGCTGAACAGTACGGTCTTCACGGATATTATGCTGGCGAGTCGCACGAAAAGTAAATGCGACCGGATTGCCAGCGAAATTCAGGAGATGCACGGGGTAACGATCCAGACGGCCCAGGTCGATGCAGACGTAGTGCCCGAACTGGTAGCCCTGATTCGTTCCTTCAATCCGGTACTGGTTATCAACGTAGCACTTCCCTACCAGGATCTTCCAATCATGGATGCCTGTCTGGAAGCGGGCGTTCACTACATGGATACCGCAAACTACGAACCAAAAGACGTAGCGAAGTTTGAATACAGCTGGCAGTGGGCCTATAAGGAGCGCTTCGAGCAGGCGGGCCTGATGGCGCTGCTGGGTTGCGGTTTCGACCCCGGCGCTACGCAGGTGTTTACGGCCTATGCCAACAAGCATCAGTTCGACCGGATGGATTATCTGGACATCATCGACTGCAACGCCGGGAACCATGGGAAAGCCTTCGCAACCAACTTCAATCCCGAAATCAACATCCGGGAGATTACGCAGCCCGGTCGTTACTGGGAAAACGGCGAGTGGGTCGAAATTCCGGCGATGAGCATTCACAAGCCGATTGACTACCCGGAGATTGGTCCTCGTGAGTCGTACGTACTTTATCACGAAGAGCTGGAGTCGCTGGTTAAAAACTTCCCAACCCTGAAACGGGCTCGTTTCTGGATGACATTCGGACAGGCATATCTAACCCACCTGGAGGTGCTCCAGAACGTGGGTATGACCCGCATCGATCCCGTTAAATTTCAGGGAATGGACATCGTTCCGCTGGAATTTTTGAAAGCCGTTCTTCCCGCTCCCGAAACCCTCGGAGAGAATTATACGGGTCAGACCAGCATCGGTTGTCAGATTAAGGGTGTGAAAGATGGCCAGGAACGGACGTACTACATCTGGAACAACTGCGACCACGCCGAAACCTACAAAGAAGTGAAAGGCCAGGCCGTGAGCTACACCACCGGCGTTCCGGCTATGATCGGTGCTATGCTGATGCTGACGGGTGTCTGGATGAAACCAGGCGTCTGGAACTGCGAAGAGCTGGATCCGGATCCGTTCATCGAGCAGATGAACAAACAGGGATTACCCGTACAGGACCGCGTAAATATCCCATTGCCGCACGAGTATTAA